From Phenylobacterium immobile (ATCC 35973), a single genomic window includes:
- a CDS encoding glycerophosphodiester phosphodiesterase, which yields MRILKTLILGASLVLACVGAASAQTPMGREPIIIGHRGASGERPEHTASSYRLAIAQGADFIEPDLVMTRDGVLVDRHENEIGGTTDVAAHREFVGRKTVKTVDGQRIEGWFTEDFTLDELKTLRARELLPQLRPASAAFDGVDPILTFAEVLDLARTEGARRGRVVGVYAELKHPSYFDDLGLPMEAKLAAAVRAFRLDDPAGPFILQSFEPGALRKVRARIAVRQVLLMSPMGAPADSGPNGPTYAQLATPGGLAAVARYADGIGPDKIMVLPRDAAGRSAPVSSLVRDAHAMGLFVHPYTFRRENVFLPVDLRSATGEDPASLAAAGDLRTELFRAFDAGVDGVFSDFPGLAVAARAEWLAKAKAVAR from the coding sequence ATGCGGATACTGAAGACATTGATCCTCGGCGCGAGCCTTGTGCTCGCCTGCGTCGGCGCGGCGAGTGCGCAGACGCCGATGGGGCGCGAGCCGATCATCATCGGCCATCGCGGCGCCTCCGGCGAGCGCCCCGAGCATACCGCCTCCAGCTATCGCCTGGCGATCGCGCAGGGCGCGGACTTCATCGAGCCCGACCTGGTGATGACTCGCGACGGGGTGCTGGTCGATCGCCACGAGAATGAGATCGGCGGCACGACCGACGTCGCCGCCCACCGGGAATTCGTCGGCCGCAAGACCGTCAAAACGGTGGACGGCCAGCGGATCGAGGGCTGGTTCACCGAAGACTTCACCCTGGATGAGTTGAAGACGCTGCGAGCGCGGGAGCTGCTGCCGCAGCTGCGGCCAGCCAGCGCGGCCTTCGACGGGGTCGATCCCATCCTGACGTTCGCAGAGGTGCTGGACCTGGCGCGGACCGAGGGGGCCAGGCGCGGCCGCGTGGTCGGAGTCTACGCCGAGCTGAAGCACCCGAGTTATTTTGACGACCTCGGCCTGCCGATGGAGGCCAAGCTTGCGGCCGCCGTTCGCGCGTTCCGCCTCGACGACCCCGCTGGGCCCTTCATCCTGCAGAGCTTCGAGCCCGGGGCGCTGCGCAAGGTCCGTGCGCGGATCGCCGTGCGCCAGGTGCTCCTGATGTCGCCTATGGGCGCGCCGGCCGACTCCGGTCCGAATGGTCCCACATACGCCCAGCTGGCGACCCCCGGCGGTCTGGCGGCGGTGGCGCGCTACGCCGACGGGATTGGTCCCGACAAGATCATGGTCCTGCCTCGCGACGCGGCGGGTCGCTCCGCGCCGGTCTCCAGCCTGGTGCGCGACGCCCATGCGATGGGCCTCTTCGTCCACCCCTACACGTTCCGCCGGGAGAACGTTTTTCTGCCCGTGGACCTGCGTAGCGCGACGGGCGAGGATCCGGCCAGCCTGGCGGCGGCCGGCGACCTGCGGACCGAGCTTTTCCGGGCCTTCGACGCCGGGGTCGATGGTGTTTTCAGCGACTTTCCGGGCCTCGCCGTCGCCGCCCGCGCCGAGTGGCTGGCGAAAGCCAAGGCGGTCGCTCGGTAA
- a CDS encoding efflux transporter outer membrane subunit, whose protein sequence is MIPARLRNTLPSLAAVLVVAASASGCASFGGASAPRAALVDPVRLSAPATLGGAALSPAAWPKTDWWRRYGDPQLDALVAEVLTDNPSLGVARARLDQAIAFSAASRDSQSIQVGFAAKATQQRFSAHATTPHPLAGTWDWLGEATATAGYDLDFWGKNRSLVEASVDRLHAAEIDRQAARLMLAHATIQTYFRLAQAHDQLALSLIVLDERQQARALVGQRVAAGLDSEVDRAQAEATLPPARQQVLVWRETIDLLHSQLAALAGKSPDRGRTIAQPTLSLSQAVALPSAVPAELLGRRPDVVAQRWRVEASLKDIKAAKAQFYPNVSLNAYVGYQALGLDNLLLGGSRIAGIGPAVSLPLFDGGRLRAGLSARNAEHDLAVEQYNQTLIEAMREVVDQITAQQWFAQQKAQQLEAAQTAEAAYDLALQRYGQGLTPFLQVLTAHSQALAQKKLLIDLEVRALQLDASLAHALGGGVLEG, encoded by the coding sequence ATGATACCCGCACGCCTCCGCAACACGCTGCCGTCGCTGGCCGCGGTGCTCGTCGTCGCAGCGTCCGCCAGCGGCTGCGCGAGCTTCGGCGGTGCGTCAGCGCCGCGGGCGGCGTTGGTCGACCCGGTTCGCCTGTCCGCGCCCGCCACCCTCGGCGGCGCGGCGCTGTCCCCCGCCGCCTGGCCTAAAACGGACTGGTGGCGTCGCTACGGCGACCCTCAGTTGGACGCGCTGGTCGCCGAAGTCTTGACTGACAATCCCAGCCTTGGCGTCGCCCGGGCGCGATTAGATCAGGCTATCGCTTTCAGCGCCGCCAGCCGGGACTCGCAGAGCATTCAGGTCGGGTTCGCCGCCAAGGCCACGCAGCAACGCTTCAGCGCCCACGCGACAACACCGCATCCTTTGGCTGGGACCTGGGACTGGCTCGGCGAGGCTACAGCCACGGCGGGCTACGACCTCGACTTCTGGGGAAAGAACCGCAGTCTGGTCGAAGCCTCCGTCGATCGCCTCCATGCCGCGGAAATCGACAGGCAGGCCGCGCGGCTGATGCTGGCCCACGCCACGATCCAAACCTACTTCCGGCTCGCCCAGGCGCATGACCAGCTCGCCCTCTCCCTAATCGTCCTGGACGAGCGCCAGCAGGCGCGCGCCCTGGTCGGTCAGAGAGTGGCCGCGGGACTGGATTCCGAGGTCGATCGCGCGCAGGCGGAGGCGACCCTGCCGCCGGCGCGCCAGCAGGTCCTGGTCTGGCGGGAGACGATCGATCTCCTGCATTCGCAGCTGGCGGCGCTGGCCGGCAAGAGCCCGGACCGCGGACGCACGATCGCTCAGCCGACCCTGTCCTTAAGTCAGGCCGTCGCCCTGCCGTCTGCGGTCCCGGCGGAACTTCTCGGCCGCCGTCCCGACGTGGTGGCGCAGCGCTGGCGGGTCGAGGCCAGCCTGAAGGACATCAAGGCCGCTAAGGCCCAATTCTATCCGAACGTCAGCCTCAACGCCTACGTGGGTTATCAGGCCCTGGGCCTCGACAACTTGCTCCTGGGAGGCAGCCGGATCGCCGGAATCGGCCCCGCCGTCAGCCTGCCGCTGTTCGACGGCGGTCGCCTGCGCGCCGGCCTCAGCGCGCGCAACGCCGAGCATGATCTGGCCGTCGAGCAGTACAATCAGACCCTGATCGAGGCGATGCGCGAGGTTGTCGATCAGATCACCGCCCAACAATGGTTCGCACAGCAGAAGGCGCAACAGCTGGAAGCCGCGCAGACCGCAGAGGCGGCCTATGACCTGGCCCTGCAACGCTACGGCCAGGGGCTGACGCCATTTCTTCAGGTGCTGACCGCGCACAGTCAGGCCCTGGCGCAGAAAAAGCTGCTGATCGACCTCGAGGTCCGGGCGCTGCAACTGGACGCCAGCCTGGCGCACGCCCTCGGCGGCGGCGTCCTCGAAGGCTGA
- a CDS encoding copper resistance system multicopper oxidase, producing the protein MPPRRLAPDRRDILRGVGLLSSGAAMAAWSPGWAMTASTGAATAPSTLSGEDIKLVIGHAMIHIDGKARHAVSVNGAVPGPLLRLTQGQRARISVTNTLEEASSIHWHGLLVPSAMDGVPGLSFPGIPPGETFVYDFPVIQSGTYWYHSHSGLQEAEGLYAPIVIAPMAADPVAFDREHVVVLSDHSAMHPHLIFKRLKQQPGAFNYQRQTIGGLLAGKDQTLAERLEWAQMMMDATDISDVTGAVQTFLVNGHGPQDNWTALFTPGERVRLRFINAAAQMIFNVRIPGLTLTVVAADGQNVRPVTVDEFQIGNAETYDVIVQPTEDKAYTLVAEAIDRSGMGRATLAPRAGMSAAVPERRPRPVLTMRDMGMDMSGHADMGAMSMDMLDWSRAPQIKRGPGVQMIAPMPMDRTGEPGLGLADAGHRVLVYQDLIALEANPDVRPPDRAMEIHLTGNMERFWWGFDGWKFSENPPPYSFRAGERVRVTLINDSMMTHPIHLHGHFFELVHGPVGHMPRKHTVNVAPGGKVAFDFTAETGDWAFHCHMLYHMHAGMFQVVKVRPQDGASA; encoded by the coding sequence ATGCCTCCACGCCGCCTCGCCCCCGATCGCCGCGACATCCTGCGGGGCGTAGGCCTGCTGAGCAGCGGCGCGGCGATGGCGGCGTGGTCGCCGGGCTGGGCGATGACAGCGTCGACTGGGGCTGCGACTGCGCCGTCGACCCTTTCCGGGGAGGACATCAAGCTCGTCATCGGCCACGCGATGATCCACATCGACGGAAAGGCCCGCCACGCGGTGAGCGTCAATGGCGCGGTCCCTGGCCCCTTGCTACGCCTGACGCAAGGCCAGCGCGCGCGCATCTCGGTGACGAACACCCTGGAGGAAGCAAGCTCCATCCACTGGCACGGCCTGCTCGTGCCCTCTGCGATGGATGGGGTGCCGGGGCTCAGCTTTCCGGGAATCCCGCCCGGCGAGACCTTCGTCTACGACTTCCCCGTGATCCAGTCCGGGACCTACTGGTACCACAGCCATTCCGGCCTGCAGGAGGCCGAGGGCCTCTACGCGCCGATCGTGATTGCGCCGATGGCCGCCGATCCCGTCGCCTTCGACCGCGAGCATGTGGTCGTCCTGTCCGATCACAGCGCCATGCACCCGCACCTGATCTTCAAGCGGCTGAAGCAGCAGCCCGGCGCCTTCAACTATCAGCGCCAGACGATCGGCGGGCTGCTGGCGGGCAAGGACCAGACCCTGGCTGAGCGCCTTGAGTGGGCGCAGATGATGATGGACGCGACCGACATCTCCGACGTCACGGGCGCGGTCCAGACCTTCCTGGTCAATGGCCATGGGCCGCAGGACAACTGGACCGCGCTGTTCACCCCCGGCGAGCGCGTGCGGCTGCGGTTCATCAACGCGGCCGCCCAGATGATCTTCAACGTCCGCATTCCCGGCCTAACGCTGACCGTCGTCGCCGCGGACGGTCAGAACGTCCGTCCCGTGACGGTGGACGAGTTCCAGATCGGCAACGCCGAAACCTATGACGTCATCGTCCAGCCAACCGAGGACAAGGCCTACACCCTGGTGGCGGAGGCGATCGACCGCTCCGGCATGGGCCGCGCCACCTTGGCGCCGCGCGCGGGGATGAGCGCGGCCGTTCCGGAGCGTCGCCCGCGACCGGTCCTTACCATGCGCGACATGGGCATGGACATGTCAGGCCATGCGGACATGGGGGCGATGTCGATGGACATGCTGGACTGGTCCAGGGCGCCGCAGATCAAGCGGGGTCCGGGCGTGCAGATGATTGCGCCCATGCCGATGGACCGCACCGGTGAGCCCGGCCTTGGCCTGGCCGACGCAGGCCACCGGGTGCTGGTCTACCAGGACCTGATCGCCCTGGAGGCGAACCCGGACGTCCGGCCGCCGGACCGGGCGATGGAAATCCACCTGACCGGCAATATGGAGCGGTTCTGGTGGGGTTTCGATGGCTGGAAGTTCAGTGAGAACCCGCCGCCCTATTCCTTCCGGGCGGGCGAGCGGGTGCGGGTGACGCTGATCAATGACTCCATGATGACCCACCCGATCCACCTGCACGGCCACTTCTTCGAACTCGTGCATGGTCCCGTCGGACATATGCCGCGCAAGCACACGGTGAACGTGGCGCCGGGCGGCAAGGTCGCCTTCGACTTCACCGCCGAGACGGGCGACTGGGCCTTTCACTGCCACATGCTCTACCACATGCACGCCGGCATGTTTCAGGTGGTCAAGGTGCGGCCGCAGGACGGCGCATCGGCATGA
- a CDS encoding GNAT family N-acetyltransferase, which translates to MQLEQQVLEDAFVRLEALGEQHRDDLYEACSADDEVWKTLYPISWDPDHFDATWAAFAATQASGQSMNYAVVAEGRCVGLTCFMQLSPANGSVEIGGTYYRPEVRGGPVNPAAKRLLLDSAFAAGARRVRLNVDAINARSRAAVLKLGATQEGILRQDRVCWTGRVRDTVVFSILAEEWPAVRDGLEARLARFSQV; encoded by the coding sequence ATGCAACTTGAGCAACAGGTGCTGGAGGACGCGTTCGTGCGCCTTGAGGCCCTGGGTGAGCAGCATCGTGACGATCTGTACGAAGCCTGCTCGGCTGACGACGAGGTCTGGAAGACCCTCTATCCAATTTCCTGGGATCCAGATCATTTCGACGCGACCTGGGCCGCCTTCGCCGCAACCCAGGCCTCTGGCCAGTCGATGAACTACGCCGTGGTCGCTGAGGGGCGCTGTGTCGGCCTGACCTGCTTCATGCAACTGTCGCCTGCGAACGGGTCTGTGGAGATCGGCGGCACCTACTATCGTCCCGAGGTGCGTGGCGGCCCGGTCAATCCGGCGGCCAAGCGTCTGTTGCTGGACTCGGCGTTCGCGGCCGGCGCGCGCCGGGTGCGGCTGAACGTCGATGCGATCAATGCGCGGTCTCGCGCCGCGGTGCTGAAGCTTGGCGCAACGCAGGAGGGCATCCTGCGGCAGGACCGAGTCTGCTGGACTGGGCGGGTGCGCGACACCGTTGTCTTCTCGATCCTGGCCGAGGAATGGCCCGCGGTCCGCGACGGGCTGGAGGCGCGTCTGGCGCGCTTCTCACAGGTTTGA
- a CDS encoding aldehyde dehydrogenase, whose protein sequence is METQLIIDNVGRPASSAKTFERRGAVSGALVTTAAAATVQDARDAAASAAAAFKTWSRTGPTERRRILLKAADILEGKVDAFRVAMAEEIGSADAWAFFNVMGSAALLREAAGLTTQIQGETIPTDKPGVLSMTLRQPVGVILSIVPWNGPVLLAARAIAYPIACGNTVVFKASESSPKTHALLAEAFYEAGLPPGVLNFLTNAPEDAADIIDVLIAHTAVRRINFTGSTRVGRIIAEKAAAQLKPCLLELGGKAPFVVLDDADIDGAVSAAIFGSFLYQGQICMSTERFVVDASVADAFVARFAERAAALPVGDPASGAASIIGPVISKASGSRINGLIDDALTKGAVLATGGRADGALMPATILDHVTSGMTVYDEETFGPVTTVVRVNGVEEAVRVANDTLYGLSAAVFGRDVTRALDVASRIESGSVHINGATVQNEPQAPYGGMKQSGYGRFDGRAVIDQFTEVKWVTIEPSNQPYPF, encoded by the coding sequence ATGGAAACCCAACTGATCATCGACAATGTCGGCCGGCCCGCGTCGTCGGCGAAGACCTTTGAGCGTCGTGGCGCGGTGTCGGGCGCGCTCGTCACCACCGCGGCCGCGGCGACCGTTCAGGACGCCCGCGACGCTGCCGCGTCTGCGGCTGCCGCCTTCAAGACCTGGTCACGCACCGGGCCGACGGAGCGGCGGCGAATTCTGCTCAAGGCCGCGGACATCTTGGAAGGAAAGGTCGATGCCTTTCGTGTCGCCATGGCCGAGGAAATTGGGTCGGCCGACGCCTGGGCGTTCTTCAACGTGATGGGCTCGGCCGCGCTGCTTCGCGAGGCGGCCGGCCTGACCACGCAGATTCAGGGCGAGACCATTCCGACGGACAAGCCGGGCGTTCTGTCGATGACGCTGCGCCAGCCCGTCGGGGTTATCCTCAGCATCGTGCCGTGGAACGGCCCGGTCCTCCTGGCCGCGCGCGCCATCGCCTACCCTATCGCCTGCGGAAACACCGTCGTTTTCAAGGCATCCGAGAGCAGCCCCAAGACCCACGCCCTGCTCGCCGAGGCCTTCTATGAGGCCGGCCTGCCGCCCGGCGTGCTCAACTTCCTGACCAATGCTCCGGAAGACGCCGCCGACATCATCGACGTCCTGATCGCACACACGGCTGTGCGTCGTATCAACTTCACCGGCTCGACCCGCGTCGGCCGCATCATCGCCGAAAAGGCGGCCGCGCAGCTGAAGCCATGCCTGCTCGAACTGGGCGGCAAGGCGCCGTTCGTGGTTCTGGACGACGCCGACATCGACGGCGCCGTATCGGCCGCGATTTTTGGGTCGTTCCTCTATCAAGGCCAGATTTGCATGTCGACGGAACGGTTCGTCGTCGATGCGTCGGTCGCCGACGCCTTCGTCGCCCGTTTCGCCGAGCGTGCGGCGGCGCTGCCGGTGGGTGACCCCGCCAGTGGGGCCGCCAGCATCATCGGACCCGTCATCTCGAAAGCCTCCGGGTCGCGGATCAACGGCCTGATCGACGATGCCCTTACCAAGGGCGCGGTGTTGGCGACTGGCGGCAGGGCCGACGGCGCCCTCATGCCGGCGACGATCCTCGACCACGTCACCTCGGGCATGACGGTCTATGACGAGGAGACCTTTGGTCCGGTCACGACGGTTGTCCGCGTCAATGGGGTCGAAGAGGCCGTGCGTGTGGCCAACGACACCCTCTACGGCCTGTCGGCGGCGGTCTTTGGCCGCGATGTCACGCGCGCCCTGGATGTCGCCTCGCGGATCGAGTCCGGCTCGGTCCACATCAATGGCGCCACCGTGCAGAACGAACCGCAGGCGCCCTACGGCGGCATGAAACAGAGCGGCTATGGCCGCTTCGACGGCCGCGCAGTGATCGATCAATTTACCGAGGTGAAATGGGTGACCATCGAGCCTTCCAACCAGCCCTACCCGTTCTAG
- a CDS encoding efflux RND transporter periplasmic adaptor subunit, whose product MTQTPCSGRVATPISSFLSRHRAAVVLAAVLVAALAYFACRALIWDRGLVITEDAYVEGNLVQVTPQAAGTVIAIGADNTDIVQAGQLLVRLNPLDADLALDRAEAQLARAVRQVRGQFAVAGQMRAAIDQRRVDLARAQTDYERRAPLGRTGAVSQEDIKHAEETLRAAQAALMAAQQQAAANEALVDGMSLEAHPDVAVAAAQVRDAYIAVHRSDLLAPVTGMVTKRAVQVGQRVTPGAALMTIAPLDQVWVTANFKESQLAHLRIGQPVRLTADLYGSAVAYTGRVVGLDAGTGAAFALLPAQNATGNWIKTVQRVPVRIALDRGRLSAHPLRIGLSMRVAVDTHAPSPANRPAPVVAQTYSTAVFDHEDAGARDRVRQIIARNLAASARS is encoded by the coding sequence ATGACCCAGACCCCATGTTCCGGCCGCGTCGCCACGCCGATATCCTCGTTCCTGTCTCGACACCGCGCCGCCGTCGTGCTGGCCGCTGTGCTCGTCGCGGCGTTAGCCTACTTCGCCTGTCGGGCCCTGATCTGGGATCGTGGCCTGGTGATCACGGAGGACGCCTACGTTGAAGGCAACCTCGTTCAGGTCACCCCGCAGGCCGCCGGCACGGTCATCGCAATCGGCGCCGACAACACCGACATCGTTCAGGCCGGCCAGCTCCTGGTCCGCCTCAACCCGCTTGATGCGGACCTCGCGCTCGATCGCGCGGAGGCGCAATTGGCGCGCGCCGTGCGGCAGGTTCGCGGTCAGTTCGCCGTGGCCGGCCAGATGCGGGCGGCGATTGACCAGAGACGCGTCGATCTTGCCCGCGCGCAGACCGATTACGAGCGGCGCGCGCCGCTCGGCAGGACGGGCGCCGTCTCCCAGGAGGACATCAAGCACGCCGAGGAAACCCTGCGCGCCGCCCAAGCTGCGCTGATGGCCGCCCAGCAGCAGGCCGCGGCCAATGAGGCGCTCGTCGACGGCATGAGCTTGGAAGCCCACCCTGACGTCGCGGTCGCCGCCGCCCAGGTGCGGGACGCCTATATCGCCGTTCACCGGTCCGATCTGCTGGCCCCGGTCACCGGCATGGTCACGAAGCGGGCGGTCCAGGTGGGCCAGCGCGTTACGCCCGGCGCGGCGCTGATGACGATCGCCCCGCTCGACCAGGTCTGGGTCACGGCCAACTTCAAGGAATCACAACTCGCCCATCTGCGGATCGGTCAACCGGTCCGTCTCACAGCCGACCTCTATGGGAGCGCCGTGGCCTACACGGGCCGCGTCGTCGGATTGGACGCAGGAACCGGCGCGGCCTTCGCCCTGTTGCCCGCCCAGAACGCCACGGGCAACTGGATCAAGACCGTGCAGCGCGTCCCGGTTCGCATCGCGCTGGATCGCGGGCGCCTGAGCGCCCACCCTCTCCGCATCGGTCTGTCGATGCGCGTCGCCGTCGACACCCATGCGCCCTCGCCGGCTAACCGGCCCGCGCCAGTCGTCGCCCAGACCTACAGCACAGCGGTCTTCGACCATGAAGACGCCGGGGCCCGTGATCGCGTCCGCCAGATCATTGCGCGCAACCTGGCGGCGTCAGCCCGGTCATGA
- a CDS encoding VOC family protein: MRPFHIAFPVHDIAVARQFYGETLGCPEGRSADEWVDFNLYGHQIVAHLSPHAGPTHANSVDEHDVPVPHFGVILDFVDWEALAERLKAAGTAFVIEPYVRFKGQAGEQATMFFLDPSGNALEFKAFGDDKAIFAK, translated from the coding sequence ATGCGTCCCTTCCATATCGCCTTTCCCGTGCATGACATCGCCGTCGCCCGGCAGTTCTACGGCGAGACCCTGGGCTGTCCGGAGGGCCGCAGTGCTGACGAATGGGTGGATTTCAACCTCTATGGCCATCAGATCGTCGCCCACCTGAGCCCGCACGCCGGACCGACGCACGCCAATTCCGTGGACGAGCACGACGTGCCGGTGCCGCACTTCGGCGTCATCCTTGACTTCGTCGACTGGGAGGCCCTGGCCGAGCGCCTGAAGGCGGCGGGCACGGCCTTTGTCATCGAACCCTACGTCCGCTTCAAAGGCCAGGCCGGCGAACAGGCGACGATGTTCTTCCTGGATCCTTCGGGAAACGCCCTTGAGTTCAAGGCCTTCGGCGACGACAAAGCCATCTTCGCAAAGTAG
- a CDS encoding MFS transporter → MTQARVSPLALRATILLLSGLEFLHAGAIAFAAGPIMGEIAASPEEFSMTTAGYAAVAVLTIAKQRWLVERLGWRRYVQLSLVVFSVGAVICANSRDFGEFLLGRCVMGLGGAAFMTSARVMVQHIAPGPGRFGGIKFFASGLAAGIALAPGLAALAVAHDSWNAIFYVLAALAMIAALLASFALPTETVALHERSQSHPVLAAALAGGSFLLLFVLQRLQYDIYANLWLLLLGLGAATLLLGHAFRAMRRHQRPLLALSALAQSRYLTGVAIYFVCYVTLGANNYMLPVLMQRTLGFAWQVVGGVQSLGLAAALATWFILSQTFPRWPKPKKYFVIGFLALAGFGWRLSTLTLEADLSTQVLPALALNGAFLMLLMATTAAQTFRDFQHDEAIMTNAQQLKNMVGQLGTAVGVAFATLLLQWRTAEHYTALNNRFSLASTAYNEANQALANAMAPHLAAGQASAAALAMLAQQLAQQAGLMACLDYFALIAVVGVVGAAVMGLQRVME, encoded by the coding sequence ATGACCCAGGCGCGGGTCTCTCCCCTCGCGCTCAGGGCGACGATTCTGCTGCTCTCGGGCCTTGAGTTCCTGCACGCCGGGGCGATCGCCTTCGCTGCTGGACCGATCATGGGCGAGATCGCAGCGTCGCCGGAAGAATTCAGCATGACCACAGCGGGCTACGCCGCCGTGGCGGTGCTGACGATCGCCAAGCAGCGCTGGCTGGTCGAGCGGCTGGGCTGGCGGCGCTACGTCCAGCTTTCCTTGGTGGTCTTCTCTGTCGGCGCCGTGATCTGCGCCAACAGCCGCGACTTTGGAGAGTTCCTGCTCGGACGGTGCGTGATGGGACTTGGCGGCGCGGCGTTCATGACTTCTGCCCGGGTCATGGTGCAGCACATTGCGCCAGGACCCGGGCGCTTCGGCGGCATCAAGTTCTTCGCCAGCGGCCTGGCCGCGGGCATCGCTCTCGCCCCCGGCCTGGCGGCGCTCGCCGTCGCCCACGACTCCTGGAACGCGATCTTCTACGTCCTGGCCGCATTGGCGATGATCGCCGCCCTGCTCGCGTCCTTCGCCTTGCCGACGGAAACCGTAGCGCTCCACGAACGCTCCCAGTCGCATCCCGTCCTCGCGGCCGCCCTCGCCGGAGGCAGCTTCCTGCTGCTGTTCGTGCTTCAACGCCTGCAATACGACATCTACGCCAACCTCTGGCTGCTCCTATTGGGGCTCGGCGCCGCGACACTGCTCCTTGGACACGCCTTCCGCGCGATGCGCCGCCACCAGCGCCCTTTGCTGGCGCTGAGCGCGCTGGCCCAATCACGGTATCTGACCGGCGTGGCCATCTATTTCGTCTGTTACGTCACCCTGGGCGCCAACAACTACATGCTCCCGGTCCTCATGCAGCGGACGCTGGGCTTTGCCTGGCAAGTGGTGGGCGGCGTCCAGAGCCTCGGCTTGGCCGCGGCGCTGGCGACCTGGTTCATCCTCAGCCAGACTTTTCCACGTTGGCCGAAGCCGAAGAAGTACTTCGTCATCGGCTTTCTGGCGCTCGCGGGCTTCGGCTGGCGGCTGTCGACCCTCACGCTGGAGGCGGACCTATCGACCCAGGTGCTTCCCGCCCTGGCGCTGAACGGCGCCTTCCTCATGCTGCTGATGGCCACCACCGCTGCGCAGACCTTTCGCGACTTCCAGCATGACGAGGCGATCATGACCAACGCCCAGCAGTTGAAGAACATGGTGGGCCAACTGGGAACCGCGGTCGGGGTCGCGTTCGCGACCCTGCTTCTGCAATGGCGCACCGCAGAGCACTACACGGCGCTGAACAACCGTTTCAGCCTCGCCTCGACGGCCTACAATGAGGCGAACCAGGCCCTGGCCAACGCCATGGCGCCGCATCTGGCCGCCGGCCAGGCGAGCGCGGCCGCCCTCGCGATGCTGGCGCAGCAGCTGGCTCAACAGGCCGGCTTGATGGCCTGTCTCGACTATTTCGCTCTCATCGCCGTCGTCGGAGTTGTCGGCGCGGCGGTCATGGGCCTGCAACGGGTCATGGAATAG
- a CDS encoding copper resistance protein B gives MSRFLLTMVLAGSAGAAAAQVDPHAGHVMPADPHAGHAAPADPHAGHAMTAAPAARTGASLAVGDAPAAAPITDALADAIHGRTAMDAARATLAREHGGARVSKVQADLLEWAPQGEGYRWDVEAWFGGDLNRLVVKTEGEGGSRQGLRAAAVQALYSRAVARYADAQVGVRYDVEPRSRAYLVAGVDAMLPYWFEAEGAVFLSDRGDLLARATGSYDFRLAQRLVLQPRAEVTFAAQDIADLAIGSGLSSGEFGLRLRYEIRRTFAPYVGVSYERAFGATADLARAKGDGVGETRFVAGLRAWF, from the coding sequence ATGAGCAGGTTCTTGCTGACGATGGTTCTGGCAGGCTCGGCCGGCGCCGCGGCCGCCCAGGTCGACCCGCATGCCGGGCATGTCATGCCTGCGGACCCGCACGCTGGGCACGCTGCGCCCGCCGATCCGCACGCCGGTCATGCGATGACCGCAGCGCCGGCCGCCCGGACGGGCGCAAGTCTCGCGGTTGGAGACGCCCCGGCGGCGGCGCCAATCACCGACGCGCTGGCCGATGCGATCCATGGCCGGACGGCGATGGACGCCGCCCGTGCGACGCTCGCCCGCGAACACGGAGGCGCCCGGGTCTCCAAGGTCCAGGCCGACCTGCTCGAATGGGCGCCGCAAGGCGAGGGCTATCGCTGGGACGTGGAGGCCTGGTTCGGCGGCGACCTGAATCGCCTGGTGGTGAAGACCGAAGGCGAGGGCGGGTCGCGCCAGGGCCTTCGGGCCGCGGCGGTCCAGGCCCTCTATTCCCGCGCCGTCGCCCGCTACGCCGACGCGCAGGTCGGCGTCCGTTATGACGTGGAGCCCCGGTCGCGGGCCTACCTCGTGGCAGGGGTCGACGCCATGCTGCCCTACTGGTTCGAGGCCGAGGGCGCGGTGTTCCTCTCCGACCGGGGCGACCTTCTGGCCCGGGCCACCGGCAGCTATGACTTCCGGCTGGCGCAACGGCTGGTTTTGCAACCGCGGGCCGAGGTCACCTTCGCCGCCCAGGACATCGCGGATCTGGCGATCGGCTCGGGCCTCTCGAGCGGCGAGTTCGGTCTGCGCCTGCGCTATGAGATCCGCCGGACGTTCGCGCCGTACGTCGGCGTCTCCTACGAACGCGCCTTCGGCGCGACCGCCGACCTTGCCCGCGCCAAGGGCGACGGCGTCGGGGAGACGCGGTTCGTCGCGGGCCTGAGGGCGTGGTTCTGA